A DNA window from Brassica napus cultivar Da-Ae chromosome C1, Da-Ae, whole genome shotgun sequence contains the following coding sequences:
- the LOC106374549 gene encoding dirigent protein 6 produces MTSLVEKKLFKSLFSFFLLVLLFDTVYSSRKTLDQKKPCKHFSFYFHDILYDGDNVANATSAAIVSPPGLGNFKFGKFVIFDGPITMDKNYLSEPLARAQGFYFYDMKTDYNAWFCYTLVFNSTEHKGTLNIMGADLMMEPTRDLSVVGGTGDFFMARGIATFVTDIFQGAKYFRVKMDIKLYECY; encoded by the coding sequence ATGACATCTCTTGTAGAGAAAAAACTCTTCAAATCACTCTTCTCATTCTTCCTTCTAGTTCTACTCTTCGATACCGTTTATTCGTCCCGAAAAACATTGGATCAGAAAAAACCATGCAAACATTTCTCCTTCTACTTCCATGATATCCTCTATGATGGCGACAATGTAGCAAACGCAACGTCAGCCGCTATCGTGAGCCCTCCTGGATTAGGAAACTTTAAGTTTGGTAAGTTTGTGATCTTTGACGGCCCCATAACAATGGACAAGAACTATCTATCGGAACCCCTGGCTCGTGCACAAGGCTTCTATTTCTATGACATGAAGACAGACTACAATGCGTGGTTTTGCTACACCTTGGTGTTTAACTCGACGGAACACAAAGGTACACTGAACATAATGGGTGCGGATTTGATGATGGAGCCGACAAGAGATCTATCGGTCGTCGGTGGGACTGGTGATTTCTTCATGGCTCGTGGGATCGCTACCTTCGTGACGGACATATTTCAAGGGGCGAAGTATTTCCGTGTTAAGATGGATATTAAACTCTATGAATGTTACTAA
- the LOC125575077 gene encoding cation/H(+) antiporter 17, which translates to MGTNDTTCPGPMKATSNGVFQGENPLQHALPLLILQICIVLFLTRVLAFLLRPLRQPRVIAEIVGGILLGPSALGKSSKFLNTVFPAKSLTVLDTLANLGLIFFLFLVGLELDPKSLKRTGKKALSIALAGITLPFIFGIGTSFALRSSIADGASKAPFLVFMGVALSITAFPVLARILAEIKLLTTDIGKIALSAAAVNDVAAWILLALAVALSGEGSSPLTSLWVFLAGCGFVLFCIFVLQPGMKWIAKRCPEGEPVKEHYVCLTLGIVLAASFVTDLIGIHALFGAFVIGVIFPKEGNFANSLVEKLEDLVSGLFLPLYFVSSGLKTDVATIQGAQSWGLLVLVIFNACFGKIVGTVVVSLYCKVPLDESLALGFLMNTKGLVELIVLNIGKDRGVLNDQIFAIMVLMAIFTTFMTTPLVLAVYKPGKSSTKGDYNNRTIEETNRSNKPLRLMFCFQSIMNIPTIVNLIEASRGTNRKETLSVYAMHLMELSERSSAILMAHKVRKNGLPFWNKDKSGNSSDMVVVAFEAYQRLSRVSVRPMTAISAMATIHEDICRSAERKRAAMVILPFHKHVRLDRTWETTRNEYRLINKKVMEEAPCSVAILVDRGLGGATRVSSSDFSLAITVLFFGGNDDREALAFAVRMAEHPGISLTVVRFIPSEEFKPENVKLEITEDQTGSCSGETRLVDIEAITELKAKLKEQESSECQIVYEEKIVNCHEEVCKAMDEYSRSNLFLVGKSPEGSVASGLHVMRSDTPELGPVGNLLTSSESVSTSASVLVMQQYVASRDSPVVGVLKNVTKEDSPVKDTESP; encoded by the exons ATGGGAACGAACGATACAACATGTCCAGGACCAATGAAAGCAACCTCTAATGGAGTCTTTCAGGGAGAGAATCCTCTGCAACATGCGTTGCCTCTTCTGATACTACAGATCTGCATCGTTCTTTTCCTCACTCGTGTTCTTGCTTTTCTCCTCCGTCCTCTCCGGCAACCACGTGTCATCGCCGAGATAGTG GGTGGAATATTACTTGGACCATCAGCTCTTGGGAAAAGCTCAAAGTTTCTCAACACAGTTTTTCCAGCGAAGAGTCTAACGGTTCTAGACACACTTGCCAACTTAGgactcatcttcttcctcttcctcgtcGGTCTCGAGCTTGACCCTAAATCTCTCAAGCGAACCGGGAAGAAAGCTCTCTCCATCGCACTAGCTGGAATCACTCTCCCATTTATCTTCGGCATCGGAACTTCATTTGCACTGCGTAGCTCCATTGCTGATGGAGCTAGCAAAGCTCCTTTCCTCGTCTTCATGGGCGTTGCTCTCTCCATCACAGCTTTCCCCGTCTTGGCACGTATCCTCGCTgagatcaagcttctcacaactGACATTGGGAAGATTGCTTTGTCCGCTGCTGCTGTTAACGACGTGGCGGCTTGGATTCTACTAGCTCTCGCGGTGGCTCTCTCCGGAGAAGGGAGCTCTCCGCTCACTTCTCTATGGGTGTTTCTAGCGGGTTGcggttttgttttgttctgtatCTTTGTCCTGCAGCCGGGGATGAAGTGGATTGCCAAACGTTGTCCTGAAGGGGAACCAGTTAAAGAGCATTACGTGTGTCTCACGTTAGGTATTGTTCTTGCTGCTAGCTTTGTCACAGACTTGATTGGGATCCACGCGCTGTTCGGTGCATTTGTGATCGGTGTTATCTTCCCTAAAGAAGGCAATTTCGCAAACTCTCTGGTTGAGAAACTTGAGGATCTCGTATCGGGCCTGTTCTTGCCTCTTTACTTTGTATCAAGCGGTTTGAAGACAGATGTGGCGACCATACAAGGAGCTCAGTCTTGGGGACTATTGGTTTTAGTTATATTCAACGCTTGTTTTGGTAAAATCGTCGGCACAGTGGTGGTTTCTCTTTACTGCAAAGTTCCTCTTGATGAATCATTAGCACTCGGTTTCTTGATGAACACGAAAGGCCTTGTTGAGCTTATTGTCCTCAACATTGGTAAAGACAGAGGG GTTTTGAACGATCAAATATTTGCTATAATGGTACTAATGGCGATTTTCACCACGTTCATGACGACTCCTCTGGTTTTAGCGGTGTATAAACCGGGAAAATCTTCAACCAAAGGCGATTACAATAACCGAACGATCGAGGAAACGAACCGGTCCAACAAACCGCTACGCCTTATGTTTTGTTTCCAAAGCATAATGAACATTCCCACGATCGTCAACCTCATCGAAGCCTCCCGTGGCACGAATCGTAAAGAAACTCTATCAGTCTACGCGATGCATCTCATGGAGCTTTCAGAGAGGTCATCTGCTATACTAATGGCACACAAGGTTAGGAAAAACGGTCTTCCTTTCTGGAACAAAGACAAATCTGGCAACAGTTCCGACATGGTGGTGGTCGCATTCGAGGCTTACCAGAGACTCAGCCGCGTCTCAGTGCGTCCAATGACGGCCATCTCAGCGATGGCGACTATCCACGAAGATATATGCCGAAGCGCCGAACGCAAACGCGCCGCTATGGTGATTCTTCCGTTTCACAAGCACGTTAGGCTGGACAGGACGTGGGAGACGACAAGGAACGAGTACCGTTTGATTAACAAGAAGGTTATGGAGGAAGCTCCGTGTTCTGTCGCGATTCTTGTCGACCGTGGTCTTGGTGGTGCGACTCGTGTCTCGTCTAGTGATTTCTCGTTGGCTATAACGGTTTTGTTTTTTGGAGGGAATGATGATCGCGAGGCGTTGGCGTTTGCGGTGCGTATGGCGGAACATCCTGGTATAAGCTTAACCGTGGTCCGGTTCATTCCTAGCGAGGAGTTTAAACCGGAAAACGTGAAGCTCGAGATAACCGAAGATCAAACCGGTTCGTGTTCAGGGGAAACTAGATTGGTTGATATAGAAGCTATAACCGAACTTAAAGCAAAGCTAAAAGAACAAGAAAGCTCGGAGTGTCAGATTGTATACGAAGAGAAAATTGTTAATTGTCACGAGGAAGTCTGCAAGGCTATGGATGAATATTCAAGAAGCAATCTTTTCTTGGTGGGGAAGTCACCGGAAGGTTCGGTAGCTTCAGGGTTACATGTGATGAGAAGCGACACGCCAGAGCTTGGACCGGTGGGGAATTTGTTAACGTCAAGCGAAAGTGTTTCGACGTCGGCGTCGGTGTTAGTGATGCAACAGTATGTAGCAAGCCGTGATTCTCCGGTGGTTGGAGTCTTGAAGAACGTCACAAAGGAAGACTCGCCGGTTAAGGATACGGAGAGTCCTTAG